One segment of Pristis pectinata isolate sPriPec2 chromosome 3, sPriPec2.1.pri, whole genome shotgun sequence DNA contains the following:
- the cpt2 gene encoding carnitine O-palmitoyltransferase 2, mitochondrial has protein sequence MAALRLPPVVSRLSAVGRAASPAGWCRARIPVGGGTLQRASSSTPDSDYLHESIVPTNHFQKSLPRLPIPKLQDTVRRFLNAQRPLLDNDQYRRTERLAQDFEQGIGKQLHEELVAQDKRNKHTSYISGPWFDMYLCARESVVLNFNPFMSFNPDPNPAFNSQLIRAVNMTVSAVRFMKTFRAGLLEPEIFHLNPAKSDTALFKNIIRFVPTSVSWYGAYMVNAYPLDMSQYFRLFNSTRIPRPVRDELLTDDSGKHLLVMRNGHFYIFDVIDQDGRITKPSEILAHFKYILSDSCPPPEFPLGYLTSENRDVWSSLRQRLLEAGNAEVLNKIDSAVFCICLDDITIKDHLQLSHNMLHGNGLNRWYDKSFSFILTKDGSAGVNFEHSWGDGVAVLRLMNEVSKDTTKRPAVSPTTLPAAVDSSQNVQKLEFKLNDVLKAGILSAKEKFDTSVSALTVEATVFKKGGKVFLKKQNLSPDAVAQLSLQMGFLRQYNKTVATYESCSTAAFKHGRTETIRPATIYTQKCCEAFVKQPSKHSISDLKAMIGECSKYHGQLTKEAAMARGFDRHLFALSYLAKSKEMPLPELFQDPSYIQINHNILSTSTLTSPAIHFGGFAPVVPDGFGVGYGVHDDWIGYIVSSYPARDVTEFLKCVNKSLDDIFDVLEGQLISG, from the exons ATGGCTGCCTTGCGGCTTCCCCCTGTTGTCAGTAGGCTGAGCGCGGTGGGGCGGGCGGCGTCGCCGGCCGGGTGGTGCAGAGCCCGGATTCCGGTCGGCGGCGGGACTCTGCAGCGGGCGAGCAGCTCGACCCCCGACTCCGACTACCTGCATGAGAGCATCGTTCCCACCAACCATTTTCAGAAGAGTCTCCCGCG GTTACCCATTCCAAAGCTGCAGGATACAGTCCGCCGTTTCTTGAATGCACAGAGGCCACTTTTAGATAATGACCAGTACAG GAGAACTGAACGGCTGGCTCAAGATTTTGAGCAGGGAATTGGTAAACAGTTGCATGAAGAACTCGTGGCTCAGGACAAAAGAAACAAACACACCAGTTACATTTCGG gACCATGGTTTGACATGTACCTCTGTGCCCGTGAATCAGTCGTCCTGAACTTTAACCCCTTTATGTCTTTTAATCCTGATCCAAATCCTGCATTCAACAGTCAGCTAATTAGAGCAGTGAACATGACTGTGTCTGCAGTACGTTTCATGAAGACTTTTCGAGCAGGCTTACTAGAACCTGAAATTTTCCACCTCAATCCTGCTAAAAGTGATAcagctctttttaaaaatatcattcgCTTTGTTCCCACTTCTGTTTCATGGTATGGTGCCTATATGGTTAATGCCTATCCACTTGATATGTCTCAGTACTTCAGACTCTTCAACTCCACTCGTATTCCCAGACCCGTTCGAGATGAGCTTCTTACAGATGACAGTGGCAAGCACTTGCTGGTGATGAGAAATGGACATTTCTATATATTTGACGTTATTGATCAAGATGGAAGGATCACAAAGCCTTCAGAAATCCTGGCGCATTTCAAGTATATTTTGTCTGATTCCTGTCCCCCTCCTGAATTTCCTCTTGGGTACTTGACGAGTGAGAATCGGGATGTCTGGTCCTCGCTAAGACAGAGGCTGTTGGAGGCTGGGAATGCAGAGGTATTGAATAAAATAGATTCTGCTGTCTTCTGCATTTGCCTTGATGACATCACCATCAAGGACCACCTTCAGCTCTCCCACAACATGCTTCATGGAAATGGCCTCAACCGCTGGTATGACAAGTCATTCAGTTTCATATTAACTAAAGATGGCAGTGCAGGTGTGAACTTTGAACATTCATGGGGGGATGGTGTGGCTGTCCTGCGTTTGATGAATGAGGTTTCCAAAGACACGACCAAGAGGCCTGCCGTTTCACCAACAACACTGCCTGCAGCAGTTGACTCCTCTCAGAATGTGCAGAAGCTTGAGTTTAAACTTAATGACGTTCTGAAAGCAGGTATTTTGAGTGCTAAAGAGAAATTTGACACCTCTGTGAGTGCCTTGACTGTTGAAGCAACTGTGTTTAAAAAAGGTGGGAAAGTGTTCCTGAAAAAGCAgaacctcagtcctgatgcggtgGCTCAACTCTCTCTTCAGATGGGGTTCCTGAGGCAGTACAACAAAACGGTAGCCACTTATGAGTCTTGCAGCACTGCAGCATTTAAACATGGCCGTACAGAAACTATCCGCCCTGCCACCATTTACACCCAGAAGTGCTGTGAGGCATTTGTGAAGCAGCCTTCAAAACATAGCATATCAGACTTGAAAGCAATGATAGGCGAATGCTCCAAGTATCACGGGCAGTTGACCAAAGAGGCTGCAATGG ctcGGGGATTTGACCGCCATTTATTTGCCTTGTCTTACCTGGCAAAATCTAAAGAAATGCCTTTGCCAGAACTATTCCAGGATCCATCGTATATTCAAATTAACCACAACATTCTTTCCACCAGCACCTTAACCAGTCCTGCCATCCACTTTGGAGGCTTTGCACCTGTTGTTCCTGATGGTTTTGGTGTTGGGTATGGTGTTCATGATGACTGGATAGGTTACATTGTTTCCAGCTATCCTGCTCGAGACGTTACGGAATTCCTCAAGTGTGTCAACAAAAGTCTGGATGATATTTTTGATGTATTGGAAGGACAACTCATCAGTGGCTGA